In Capra hircus breed San Clemente chromosome 5, ASM170441v1, whole genome shotgun sequence, the DNA window cttgctctccaagggactttcaggagtctctccagcaccacagttcgaaagcataaaTTCCttagcattctgccttctttatggtccagctctcacaatagTACATGACCACGGGGAAGATCATagatagccttgactatacagacctttgtcagcagagtaatgtccctgcttttcaacacactgtctaggtttttcaagaagcaatcatctcctgacttcatggctgcagtcaccatccacagtgattttggaactcaagaagaagaaatctgtcactacttccactttttcctcttctatttgccatacgttaatggggccagatgccatgatcttaggtttttttaatatttagtctcaagccggctctttcactctcccccttcaccctcatcaagaggctctttgattACCAAAGCTAATCACCCCCAAATCATGATCTTTCACTGTTATATTGTTTTCTTGTCAATCAATATTTTCTGACAACTCTTCAGTAGAATCTTACTCCatgaaaaaatgagaaaggtgaGAAAGGGTGGGGTTAGAGGTCCCTGTGATCTCTAGTCTcaatgaagagaaaacaaaacagaaaacacgtAAGAATCATTCTAATGACCTGCTAAAGTGATATTAATGGCTCCGAGTCCCTTTGAGAATTCAGATAGTCCAATTTTAACATAAACTTTGACAAAAGTTTAGAAATATGCTTGCATTCCTAATTTGTTTGTCTAAGAAAATCAGGGTTTTGAAATTTACTGTAAGTATATGTAGAATTCCAAATAGAAATCCCTAGAAACTCTAGGGATCTTATATGTTACATGAAAgtggtgggaaaatatttctcCATTATCTGGTCATCCTATCAAACAATATGGTCAAATACTGAGGCAATCACAGAGCTGAATGGCTTTCTATCTCAGTGTctttacactgctgctgctgctgctaagtcacttcagtcatgtccgactccgtgcgaccccatagacagcagcccaccaggctccaccgtccctgggattctccaggcaagaacagtggagtgggttgccatttccttctccaatgcatgaaagtgaaaagtgaaagtgaagtcgctcagtcatgtctgacccacagcgaccccgtggactacagcctaccaggctcctccatccatgggattttccaggcaagagtagtggagtggggtgccactgccttctcccttttCTGCACTAATAATCAGTAAAGACTGGTTGAACAGGAGATTCCATTCTTTCTTTAGAGTATATTTTAAAGGTTTCCATTCTCCATCTCGTCCAATATTCTCATCCCATTGTATTCTTCCCAATTAGTGTAATAAATATCACTTTCATCAGCCACACCTTACTGTCTGCTAACCTTTCCTGTGAAGTGTGTGTCCGTGTGggcagatacacacatacacacacacacacacccttcaagCAGGATTGTGTGAATACTTTTTGCTCaccttgtaatttaaaaaaaatgactggaCATGCAATATATGTAGAGACCATACAGTGGTTAAAAATACAGAGTTGAGTCTGCCTTGTGGTGCAAAGGATACCAGCttgacccctggtccgggaagagccCACAGGCAGCCAAGCGACTAAGCCCGggcacaactactgaagcacctgtgctctagagccggtgctccacaagagaagacactgccaTGAGAAGTTTGCCACCACAATGAAGAATAGGCCCTGCTTGCTGCAAtcagagaaagcccgcatgcagcaacgaagacccagcacagccataaataactacataaatacaagttttaaatatatatagctcAAACCTGACTGCCTGAATGTGATGGCTGCCTCCACTGCATACTAGATGCATGACATTTGACAAGTTTCTTCACCTCTCTGTCACAGCTttatcaaataaaaaatgaagataatgaggATAAATACCGCATAGTTTCGTTGtgtggattaaatgagttaatttacAGCAAGTGCTTAAAAAGATTCCAGAACAGAATAAGTCTTTAAACAATGCTAGCTTTCATAATGGTGATGAAGATGAGGAtaatagtaatgataataattCTGCTGCTGATGATAATAATGACGTAAAATCGGGAGATCTCTACCATCAACTTTTATCATCAACCCTGAGGTACACCTTTTATCCTCTTGGGACCTAATTTATGGTCTACAAAATAAGTGACCTgtgttgtcatttaaaaaatctaagagaGAATGCATTTCTTAAAAGTAGCTAGCTCcagtccttccctggtggtccagtgcttacaACACTGCTCTTCCAATGGAGCGGGTGCAAGCTTGATCCTTcatcggggagctaagatcctacatgccacaagatgtggccagaaaaaaaaataaaagtcaacttATTAAAAAAGACTACACACCTTTAAAAAACAgtagtttcaattttttttgttaCAAATTTTCTAAGTTTAAGACAcaaacaaaaggagaaatgaagtagatgttttagggaaaacaaaacaaaacaaaacagaaactctgttACCTAAAACATGGctaattctttttctgtttgttttcacagCTTCCAGCAGAAAGTGCATCCCTACTCCTCTAGTTAttgcttctctctcctttttgacCAGTGTCATCATCTTTTCCAAAAGTGGAGCATAAAGGGAGCTTGTGGTTTTGCCTCTCCTGTACTCTTTCGCTTTATTCCCGTCAAGGCGCCCTGTATACCCACAGAGAATCAATCTGCCGAGGTATCAGCTGATAGAGAACTGCCTCAGTCCACTGCCTATGAGTAGGCCTGTGGGTATATTTCTTCTCCATGGATACAAGAGTCATGTTGGATAGAAAATGACTCATTCGGAGCCTGTGAGATACAATTAGTATACTTTATTGGAATTAGGGCTGGAAATAGGCTAGTGGCCTTTTTTATTTCAGCAGAGATTAGTGAAAGAAGAATATGAACCTAGAGCCCCTAGCAGCTCGCTTGCCACCGCAAAGAGAGTCTACCTCCCTAGCTAACACAATGAAAGAGGAGCAGCggaatgaaaagaaagtgaatccTGACGACAGTCTATGTGCACCTAGATCCAACTGTCTGAATCTGGATACCCTGAGCTTTTTCATCACGTAaatcaataaattatatttttgccttaataatttgaattaaaatttctATCTCAGTTGAAGGAATTTTATGACGAATACAAAGACTttcccttattttttatttagcaaTCGTAAATATTAGGAACACATCAGAAATACCtgagctcatctgtccatggaattctccaggtaagaatactagaatgggttgccgttttcttctccagggcaacttgccaacccagggatcaaacctgggtctcctgcattgcaggcatagtctttactgtttaagccaccaggaaagcccaaatatTAGGAACACATTAGAGATACCTGAGTTCAgtttccagttcagttgctcagtcgtgtccgactctttgcaaccccaagaactgcagcatgccaggcctccctgtacctcaactcccggagttcactcaaactcacatccatcgagtcggtgatgccgtccggccatctcatcctctgtcatccccttctcctcctgcctccaatccctcccagcatcagagtcttttccaatgagtcagctcttcccatgaggtggccaaagtactggagtttcagcttcaacatcagtccttccaaagaacacccaggacagatctccttttgaatggactggttggatgtcctttcagtccaagggactctcaagagtcttctccaacaccacagttcaaaagcatcaattcttcggcgctcagctttcttcacagtccaactctcacatccatacatgaccactggaaaaaccatagccttgactagacggaactctgttggcaaagtaatgtctctgtcctttaatatgcgatctaggtttgtcataactttccttccaaggagtaagcatctttagcAAAGGACAAATTCTTCATCAAAGAATTTGATGAGCCGAAGGACATACTAAATGtgtaaattttctttaaagatttttttcccctgctctcaattttattatttttttagagaaTTTTATCAGCATTCAAGTCCAAGCTAGTGTAGTCTTGTTATCAACCAGGGTTCTTTGCCGTCCCCAATCAACAGAAATTGTCTAGAGACCAGACAAgtaattcaggcaaggctttattgtgcttccctggtggctcagatggtaaagcgtctgcctgcaatgcaggagacccgagatcgatccctgggtcatgaagatcccctgaagaaggaaatggcaatccgctccaggactcttgcctagaaaattctaaggacggaggagcctggtaggccacagtccatggggtcacagagtcggatacaactgagcaacttcactatcactttgTTGGGACCCCGGCTGCagcaggaggaaagtgaaagaaagtgaagttgctcagttgtgtctgactctttgtgaccctgtggattgtagcccaccaggctcctcagtccattggattctccaggcaatactggagtgggttgccatttccttctcccagggatcttccccaccgagggatcaaacctgggtcttccgcattgcaggcagatgctttaacctctgaaccacccgGGAAGCAGCAGGAGGAACCTGAGAGCAAACAACAGGCTCCCTTGCTTGCTTGCTCCCTGAGAGAGGGGAAGGGCAAGCCTGTTTCTTGTGTGAGGGTAGGAATGTGTCTACCGGTCAGGccagaggggtggcttaggtgttTTGCCCACTCTTTAGGTGGTGGTGTGTGCAGGGGGCTTGTGCAGTACCCTGTTTTTGCTCAGGGCTCTTCAGATGTGGCAGTTGGGTTTTGggtttctttgtatcttttgggTCCAGAATTTATTTCACCTACCCACGCACAGTTATTTGTAGTCCCATACAGTTTCCCATACAGGTGTGTCTAGGTCCAAGTACTGCAGGACTGTAGCAAAGGAtctcaggtcccagcctgtctgtcTCAGATGGGACAAAACACAGAAAtgcaagaaataaaaagggaagttAATGAAAGATGTCAGTGGAATCTTACTGCCTGTAATGGGGTGTTGCACACACATTTCTTCTAAACTATCACAAAAGTTAGAATTTAAACTCATATGTTAATTTCCAGAGGACTTTATGGCAAATTGGATTTTAAGCCTTCACTGCAAATTTAAGCACATTTGCTAAGAAAGCAAGTATATGCGTGTGAAGATAAAGAAGTAAAACATCTAATTACCCAGCAAATATCAAAGATATATTGAATCCCCATTATGTGCAAACAATTAGGTTTTTTAAAAGTGCAAATCCAACTTCCCAGCTAAGAATGTTCTCCGACTCTTCTTTCAGGGAGTAGACAAGATAAGTGGGTTGATGGGGAATCACTAGGTCTCTAAAGACCCTACTAATTGAGCTAAATGGGGGTGAAGATGAAAGCTAGTTCCAAACCCATGAATTCTGAAAGTCCAGGCTGCTTAGTTCCTCTGAGATATAGATGAAAagcaagcatttatttttttgaaagagaaaatgggATCTAAGATTTTtaacaagaaaatatttaaatgaggAAAGGTCTGGTATTCTCAGAaaggaaaattccaaaagagaaCTAGAGTTAACTGCTTTTAAAATGAATAGTAAATTTCATacttcttgaaaagaaaaaaaaaaaattagcgcCCTTAATTGCCTTTCTTGTGCTTCACAAAGTTCCTATTAGATATAAAGGGAAATATGGCAATCTTGAGAGCATACACTCATTTGCAATTCATGAGAACCCAAGACTTTATGGCAGGCAAATGgatctgtctttttttcccccaattcaaTCAAGCACATCTCAGAAATCTTACTTCTGTTTCGGTCAAGTAGCAAGTGttaggtctgtgtgtgtgtatgagagtctgtgtgtctgtgtgtgtctatatgtctGTGTAAAATGTTAGAGTACTTTCATTTTTCAACCTCTAATATCTCCTCATCATAAGACCTCAGTAGGAAACAAAGACTGACTCATCTGCTTTGGTCTTATTCACATAGGCAAGAAAATTCTATTACTCCtcattcattattcttttttactTCTGGATAAATCATGTCAAAGGTATTTAGTGATGGCTTATGATAGGCAAGCCACTGAAGTGTACAGAAATTGTATATGGGTGACAAAAATAGAGAAATTGTTTCCTAGGACCTGAACATTATTTAgtgataatgtatatatttacctAGACCTTGCACTGTAGAAACTAGAAATAGGATTACTAACAGTAGAAATTAATTGAAGGTTATTTCAATTATGCTTTAAGATGAAatacaatgtttaaaaatatcctcaaatatcatatcatattttgctttttttgaacAATATATTCTTTTCAGGAACCACAATTTTAAGCAGGATttctttggttatttatttttatttgaataaagcAAAAGTTGAGGTACATGGTTTGCCAGGTGACTACTCTTTGAATTCATGTCCCAATAGATCACATGTTGGGCACTGAGGGTCTTAGGGAGTACTATGAAAACTTGCATGATTTGAATTGGTTTTCTGACCAGCATGAATACTTCTGTTGCACTCCTACTAGTTCCTGGGTTTcttaaacacagaaaacttgGTTTCCATAGTTTTTATGGATTTTTGGAGGACCTCTAAGATTGGTCCCATAGTTTTGACAATTTGTTCCATTTGATCTGCAGCTGACTTAATGGTATACTTAGCATTCTCAATGTTGAGTGCATCCTGCAACTTTTTCAAGGCATCTATTGTAGTGGCTTTGGATGGACCTGGACTTTTCTCAGATGTAGTGGCATCTGATTGTTCTTTCCTGTAGAAGTCACTTAACTGGAGATTCATGATGGGATATTTCATCAAGAGTAAAAGAGAAGATTCCAAACTCTCAAGAATGTTACCACTATTCAGCACAGAGGCAATGATAGGTAACTGGAcatttttgaacatttctttggtTGACTGTTGCACCTCCCTTATATTGTTACTCTTCTCAACCATAGAGGACATAGCTGTTGCAATCTTGGAACTTAAAGGTTCACTTTGCATTGGGTCCTGCTTGGCCGCCACCACAGACTGCATCTCCTtaaaaattttgagcatttgtTCAAAGACAGCCTTCACATTACCATCTTCTTTCACAGTCATCAAGAGGATCTGAGTGCTCATACTGCTGTTGAACAATTTGGTGAGTGCATTTGTGAAGGAAGCAAGATCTTGCATGTAAAAGAAGAATGTTTTAGCAGCTTGAATGAGCCTCTCTTTATCCTTTTCTGATTCTGAAGACATTTCTCCAGCAGAAAAGTTTCAGCACTGTAAAACAAGTAGGAATCCAAATGAAAATGCATGTGTCAACCATAAATGCATGTGTCAACCATAGAGACTGAAAGTATAATCTAAAACATGAGGATAACTCCTGTCAAAGGTTGGAAAGCTATATAAGCATAAATGATcttgtactttaataaaaatagtaacaaaaataattaaagcagAGTAGAATACAGATTTTCGTAAACTTTAAATCACATATTAAATATCGCATGCTAGATCTCGTATTGGATATGCTGACCTATGGATACTCAGGCATTACCCTCAGTAACCATCCAGTCTAGTGGAAAAGATTGGATAAAGCATTAAAGATTACGCAGAGGGACTCTGGTTCCAGTTAAAACAGAGCAAGTACTCTCCATAtaccggagaagggcatggcaacccactctaatattcttgcctggagaatcccatggacagaggagcctggtgggctacagtccatggggtcgcaaagagtcagatatgactgaacaactaatactCACTCACACTCCATTCAGTCTTTCCTACTAATTACAGCTAAAAATCCTGAACAGAATATTTCAAGTAACTATTAAACAAATCTGAAAGGTAGACAGCAGCAGACAGAGGAGGTAGAGATGGCAGTATTCCAAAGAGGATCAAGGCTATCTAATCCAAACTCCCAAAATGTCTATCTTGTCTAAAAATGTCCTTTCATCACAAATTGTCCTCTTCTGCAATAGAGAGGAATATTAATATCTATAACCAATGTTACAGTCCTCTTTTGATATTTTCTCTAGAATTATGCTCTATCAACTACCCCCTCTTCCTTTTGTGctatgaactgaactgtgctatgAATGCATCCTTCTGAAATCTAGTAGGTTGACACTCTAATTTCCAGtatgattgtatttggagacagggcctgttaggaggtaattaaggttaaatgaagtcataaggcCCTGATATGACAGGATTAGTATCCTTGTAAGATAGACGACAGAGAGCACCCTCCCTTACTCTTTCCACCTTGTGAGACTGCAGCCAGAAGGTGACTGACTGCAAATCAGGAAGACAGCCCTCACGAAAAACTGAATGGGCCCATACTTTGATCTGagatttctcagcctccagagcTATGAGGAAATAATTCCTGTTGATTAAGCTGcaaggctatggtattttgttatggcagcccaagttGACTAATACATCTTGTATCCTCCATCTCTCCCTCTTCATTTGTCCTTCTCCTTTGACTATGaatatactcattttcctattcaGTTGGTTAAGATTCTGGACTTTCACTACCACTGTGGCCTGGGGTCAATCCATGGTCacagaactgagatcccacaagcctcgcaATGCAGCCCAACACTGCCCTActcagtttatattttattttctattttgatcatgctgcatggcatgcaggatcttagttcccaaccggAGAttaaacctgtaccccctgcagggGATCATGGAGACCTaatcactggacaaccaggggaTTTCCTCCCACTCAGTTTAAAAACGAAAAATGTTTGACCCCAAactaatggggtcacaaagagttggacatggctgcgcgactgaactgaactgaacttccctttAAGTAATGATCCCATCTCACTCCTTCCTTTAATTCTCAAATTTACCGAGAGAGAAATTCTTCACATTATTGTAATTTATTTCTAgtcttcgctggtggctcagtggttaaaaaaaaaaaatccacctgccaatgcaggagatgtgggttccatcccttgtctgggaagattctctgtTGGAGGAAaaagcaacacactccagcatttcccagtactcttgccagggaattccatggacagagttacCTGGCAGGTTAtactccctggggtcacaaagagtcagacatgacttagtgactgaacaacaacaataatttattTCTATCCCTCATTATTTTCTTACAGGGCACCAATAACTTCTAACCATAAAATTTCTTGGCCTATttacagctcagatggtaaagaatctgcttgcaagagacctaggttgaatccctgggtcaggaagataccctggagaaa includes these proteins:
- the C5H12orf60 gene encoding uncharacterized protein C12orf60 homolog, yielding MSSESEKDKERLIQAAKTFFFYMQDLASFTNALTKLFNSSMSTQILLMTVKEDGNVKAVFEQMLKIFKEMQSVVAAKQDPMQSEPLSSKIATAMSSMVEKSNNIREVQQSTKEMFKNVQLPIIASVLNSGNILESLESSLLLLMKYPIMNLQLSDFYRKEQSDATTSEKSPGPSKATTIDALKKLQDALNIENAKYTIKSAADQMEQIVKTMGPILEVLQKSIKTMETKFSVFKKPRN